The DNA window CGAGGTCGGAGCGGAGCCTGGCGCGACCTTACAGATCGCGAGCGCACTCGCTGCCGACCCCGAGGCGTTCACGGTCGATTACACCGCCGGAGGGCGCGATCTCCTCGTGATGGTCGGTGCCGCCGACCTGAACGGCCTGAGCGAGTACATCATGGGCCGGCTGCGTGGGCTCGAGGGTGTGCGCGCCACCCGCACGCACATCCTCTCGTCGCCGTTCACCGACGCGGGCCAGTGGCGTCTGCGGGCGTTGTCGGCAGATGAAGCCACGGCCGTCGAACGCACGGTCGTGTCTTCGATGGCGACGCGCGCCCGCGTCGACGAGCAGTTGGAGCACGAACTGCTGCAGATCCTCGCCCATGACGGACGCGCGACAGTCGCCGCTATCGCGAGGAGTCTGGGGATCGGGCAGCGGCGGATCCGCGAGACTCTCACGACGCTCAGCGCCCGCGGGCGGCTCGTCGTGCGCACGGAGATCGCGCGCGCACACTCGGGCTGGCCCATTCACGCGTGGTACTTCCTGCGGGTGCCGGCTGCCATGGCGGACCGGGTGGGATCGGCCGTCACGCGCCTCCGCGAAGTGCGTCTGGCCGTCTCGACGATCGGCCCCTACAACCTCGCGCTGTCGGTGTGGCTGAAGACCCTCGCCGACGTCCAGCGACTCGAAGTCGCCATCGAGGAGAGCGTCCGGGGCGTGTCCATCGCCGACCGCTCGGTGGTGCTGCGCAGCTTTAAGAAGGAGGGGATGCACGTGAACGCGCAGGGTATGGCAACCGGCGTGATGGTTCCTCTGCCGATATCTTTACTGCACTGATAGAGGCATCCCGACAGTAAATCTGCATCTCGATGCAGCTGGTGATCACGCAACGTATCGTGCCCCTCCATGACGTACGCGCAGCCAGCCATCGGGGTGTTCGATCTGTTCACAGTCGGGATCGGCCCGTCGAGCTCTCACACCGTCGGCCCGATGAAGGCCGCGGCCGAGTTCGTCGGGTTGATCGGCGAGCGAGGCGTCATCGAGCAGGTGGCACAGGTTCGCGTCGAGATCTTCGGCTCCCTCGCCGCGACGGGTGCCGGTCACGGCACGTTCACGGCCGTCCTGTTGGGGCTGGCCGGCGCACGCTCGGACGAGATCACGCCCGACGAGATCCCCGCGCATCTCGACGAGATCACGCGCACGGGCCTGGTCTCCCTCGGCGGGCGACACCCCGTCCCCTGCCGGATGGAGGACTTCGTCCTGCGCCCGCTGACCGTACACCCCCGGCACCCCAACGCCCTCTCGTTCACCGTGGTCGACGCCGCCGGCGACGAGCTCGCGAGCGAGACGTACTTCTCGGTCGGCGGCGGGTTCATCGTGCGCGAAGGCGACGAATCTCCTGCCGACCAGGCCGAGCCGCAGACGCCTCCCCTGCCGTTCCGCTCGGGGGCGGAGCTTCTCGCCGTGTGCGACGAGACCGGCCTCGCGGTGAGCGACGTGATGCGCGAGAACGAGCGCGCCCGACGCTCGGACGACGAGATCAGGGCGGACCTCAAGCACATCTGGGACGTCATGGAAGCATGCGTGCGCTCGTCCATCGGTCGAGCGGGCGTGCTGCCCGGCGGCTTGCAGGTACGCCGCAGGGCGGGCGACTGGGCGGCGCGGCTGGCAGCGGAGGATCCCGACCACGACGGCGAGCACTGGCAACAGCGAGTGAACCTCGTCGCCCTCGCCGTGAACGAGGAGAATGCGAGCGGCGGGCGGGTCGTGACCGCGCCGACGAACGGGGCGGCGGGCATCGTGCCCGCCGTGCTCTACTACGCGCTGCACTACACGCCCGCGGGTCGATCGACGGCCGAGGGCGCTCGC is part of the Micromonospora olivasterospora genome and encodes:
- a CDS encoding Lrp/AsnC family transcriptional regulator; translation: MNTREVSTQVHSLDETDRRLIHALQINPRARWAAIAPIIGVDSVTLARRWERLTDDGLAWVAGHPGAEARGPSAILEVGAEPGATLQIASALAADPEAFTVDYTAGGRDLLVMVGAADLNGLSEYIMGRLRGLEGVRATRTHILSSPFTDAGQWRLRALSADEATAVERTVVSSMATRARVDEQLEHELLQILAHDGRATVAAIARSLGIGQRRIRETLTTLSARGRLVVRTEIARAHSGWPIHAWYFLRVPAAMADRVGSAVTRLREVRLAVSTIGPYNLALSVWLKTLADVQRLEVAIEESVRGVSIADRSVVLRSFKKEGMHVNAQGMATGVMVPLPISLLH
- a CDS encoding L-serine ammonia-lyase; translation: MTYAQPAIGVFDLFTVGIGPSSSHTVGPMKAAAEFVGLIGERGVIEQVAQVRVEIFGSLAATGAGHGTFTAVLLGLAGARSDEITPDEIPAHLDEITRTGLVSLGGRHPVPCRMEDFVLRPLTVHPRHPNALSFTVVDAAGDELASETYFSVGGGFIVREGDESPADQAEPQTPPLPFRSGAELLAVCDETGLAVSDVMRENERARRSDDEIRADLKHIWDVMEACVRSSIGRAGVLPGGLQVRRRAGDWAARLAAEDPDHDGEHWQQRVNLVALAVNEENASGGRVVTAPTNGAAGIVPAVLYYALHYTPAGRSTAEGAREEVIQRFLLTAAAIGTLYKANASISGAEVGCQGEVGSASSMAAAGLAEIMGGTPRQVENAAEIAMEHNLGLTCDPIGGLVQIPCIERNAIAASKAINAARMALWGDGEHRVSLDQVITTMRDTGADMSHKYKETALGGLAVNVVEC